The Syngnathoides biaculeatus isolate LvHL_M chromosome 1, ASM1980259v1, whole genome shotgun sequence region TATTGAACATAAAGCTTTGTCAGTTCTTTTAAAGGCTTAATTTTTAATTCCAAATAGCACTTAttcttcaccttttttttttaaatattgcagcTAGGGGAGTTTTAACTAAAGATTATGCAACAGCAGCGTCAATCATTACTCAGCACAAACCTGCAGGATGAAGCAGTTGAAAAACATCCAGACATCCGGAGCTATTCATTGAACATCCATCAAATTGCCCGGTAACACTTTACTTATCACTTAATCCTCCACTCTGAGAGCGTCAAGGTAAATTTTGAGACCGGAAAGGGTCGGTGGGTGTTTCAGGTGTGACTGAATAACTGGACACCTTTTTCTAGACAGTCGTCACACTCCATTGCATCTCTCAACCTTGGTTATAGAGGAGACACTGAACATATAAAAGGCTGAGTTCTGGATTCTGTCCATTCCATCACCAAGGATGCTTATGTAGATCGAAAAATGACAACTCAAAGCAAGTGGAGACCGCGTAATGACAAAGATCGGTAAAAAGGAGTGAGTAACAAGGAAGAACTCCATTTCATCAAGATAAAAAGAGAAAACGAGCGTGACATACGATCTGACTCACATCGCaggactttgtttttctttcgagAGATTGATTTTTCTCACTTTTGCTATTTTCCTGGCCAAATGGAACGACGTGGACATGCACACATTTGGCTTCTGGTGTTcatattgttcatttgtttcatcCCTGGAGTCACAGTGGAGAATGGGGACCAGACTCTCGCGCGTCCAAATTCTAGACTCAACGCCAGTGATCATGGGCACCCTTCCGCCGTCAACGGAATACCCATCGTGTCATTTAAGTGGCATCACATGGAGACTCCTTATCTAATTACATTATGGGTCTTTATTGCTTTTTTGGCGAAACTgggtatgtaaaaaaatatttactcattAAAATATTGCTTTACAATCATTGCTCTAGACTCGTAGATCCACAGAACTCCCTGTATATAGTCacgtgagaagaaaaaaaaagcacagaggCAGACACACCTTTGATTTCTGTTATTAAAGATGATGCAGGAAACTTATTGTCAGAAATAATAGCAATGGATTTTTTGTACGTATTTTATTGTTCAACTGTTTTCTGTCCTCATcagaaaacttttattttgacaaaccaACATCTGACACTGATGATAAGAATATTgatctaaatttaaaaaagaagttgttcttttttttaaaaaaaagcaaatgttatTCAAATTTATTCATTGCAGCACTGTCTCAACAAGGCCTTTGGTTTGGAAGAGGTTCATACTCAAAAATACaatcatttaaatttaattaaagtCATGCTACAATGTGATGAAAGATATTCTGTCATTTTGGGTCTTGTGCTGGCTATGCTGCAAAAAGATTTCAATTTCCGTTTAGATTTTATAGGCACAAGAACACTGAACTCATGggtgtaataaaatatttaattgtatcaTAGGAGTGCAGCGTGAGCAGGGAAGTTGTAAGCATTGTCCACCGGCTAAATTAAGTCCGAAAAACACTATTATCTATACAATTCCTAATGAATGCAACACCTCAACACAAATCATCACCGCTGAcataaatcaacattttgaaattttgtggcTATTTTACAGGTCACTGGGCTTGATTATTAAGCCATAAAGTCAAGCGACCTCAACCAAACGTCTGTTTAGTTATGCAAAGGTATTTGTAGGCATTTATGCACACAGCCACAATGGTTAATGATATGCCAAGGACAAAAAGTTCAACAGTTGATCATTTGCAAATTTTTTCAAGCACGTTTGAGTTGCCTTTTTTAAGATTTATTTTCTATGCTGTTTCTGAACTTGAGTCCGGCGGCAAAAGACAATGCTTGAAGTTGATTTTAAGAGACTCCCTTAACTAACCCTGAAGATTTCTGTCCCAAGAAACATTTCTATACCTAATTCTGTAACATTTCGCTATCCTTCAACAGTCATTGAGGCCAACCATCATGTGACTAACATAATCCCAGAGAGCGCCCTGCTGATTTGCTTCGGCTTCATCCTCGGTGGCATGATCTGGGGAGCAGACAAGGTCCAGACCTTCAAGTTGACCCCAaccgtcttcttcttctacctGCTGCCTCAAATCATCCTGGATGCAGGCTACTTCATGCCAAACAAGCTGTTCTTCAGCAACATGGGAACCATCCTGGTCTACGCTATTATTGGGACTTGCTGGAATGCTGCTAGCGTGGGCCTCTCGCTGTGGGGATGTCACAAGGGAGGAGCCATGGGTAAAAAGAGAAGACACTTGTGTGGACTTAGTAATAAAGCATCTGCAAACTGAACTGCTCTGAATTGTTACACTctacatactgtatactgtatgccCAGGTCAAAGTTATACGTCTTGTCTTAATAAACCGAGAGTAAGCACTGAAAAACTATTTTGCCCTATGACCTCTTGCAGGCGATCTGAATATCGGCCTTCTGCAGTACCTTCTGTTCGGCAGTCTGATTGCCGCTGTGGACCCGGTGGCTGTCCTCGCTGTATTTGAACAGGTCCATGTCAATGAGGTCCTCTTCATCCTGGTGTTTGGAGAGTCTCTCCTCAACGATGGTGTGACAGTGGTTCGTATACTTCATTCTACGACTGCCCTTAAACGTGAACGTGTCTGAACAGGACATTGTACCATATAATTGTGCTAAATATATTTCTGTCTCTTCTGGTATGTACTGAACGACTCTatgaaggacaaaaaaatcattttgctttAGCGGGACACACATTCAATAACTCAATAATGAACTCATTGAACCACATCAATGTGTCATACGCACCTACCACAGCAGAATTTGCCCTCAATAAAATCATAAAGAATCTCAGACACTGCGCATAACTCTCAACCGTTAATTTGACCATGCTCATGTCATTGACATCGTGcgctctttttggggagaaaaGAGTTTATACTCCTCAGCAACTGTAATCACACTCTCACTCCTGACTCCCTCCTGTGTATGGAGTGCCACAAGGCTCTTGGCTAGCACCCTTGTCGTTGCTTGGCCAAATAATTTGTTCTCATAAATAGAGCTCTGTCTTACTTGGAAACCACCTTATTACCCAGAACATGTAAATAATTCAACTCTACTTTTCTTACTCTAGGTGCTCTTCAACGTATTTGATTCATTTGTCTCCCTGGGAGGATCCCAAATTGATGCTGTGGAGATCATCAAAGGAATAGGTAAGGAGTTTTCATGAAACGGCATGCAAacataatgtgaaatgtttgaaaCAAATGTTCTCCCTTTGTCTAGTTTCCTTCTTTGTGGTGGCATTCGGCGGCTCCCTGCTCGGCATGGTGTTTGGTTTGCTGCTCTCTCTTCTAACCAGATGCACTAAGAACATTCAGATCATCGAGGCAGGCTTTATCTTTGTGTTGGGGTACCTCTCCTACCTCACTGCTGAGATGCTCTCCCTCTCAGCCATTCTTGCGTGAGTGCTCTTTTAAACAACATTGTGCGATTTGGTGAAGGTCTTCACCAACCTATTCATGATTTCTGTTGTCCTCCCTCTCTGTAGAATCGTTTTCTGTGGCGTCAGCTGCCAAAAGTACATCAATGCAAACATGGACGAAAGGTCCGTCACCACAGTCAGATATGCCATGAAGGTGCTCGCCAATGGGTCAGAAACCATCATATTTGTCTTCCTCGGAATCTCAGCCGTTGATAAGACGTTATGGGTGTGGAACACAGGCTTTGTTCTCCTCACACTCCTCTTCATTTTTGTATATCGCTTCATTGgtaatatatttgtttgttattaagtcatttttttatgttaatgtAACAATTAAAAACGGTTTTCCTGATTGTATACAACAGGTGTGTTTTTCCTAACCTGGATCATGAACAAATTCCGCCTGGTGCCCTTGGAGGTGATCGATCAGATTATCATGAGCTACGGTGGCCTGCGAGGAGCGGTTGCCTATGGCCTGGCAGTGATGCTGGATGGGAGCAAGATTGAGGAGAAGAATTTAATGGTCTCCACGACACTGATTGTAGTTTATTTCACTGTCATCCTTCAGGTAATAATTTTAGGTGTCATTTCCCAGAATAATTGTTAAAAGACTCTTTTTAACTGATGACCCCTAATGTTACATCTTTGTGTTCCAGGGAGTAACAATGAAACCTCTTGTCACCTGGCTCAAAGTAAAAAGAGCTGCagtatgtgatgtcacactTATTGAAAAACTGCAGAACAAGGTGAATTTAAGAACGCATCAACTCTTGTCTGTGTTGAAATAAACCTTGGACCATTACAGAATTTCTGTTCTTCAGGTCTTTGATCACATGCTGGTCGCCATCGAAGATATATCAGGACAAATTGGACACAACTACATGAGAGACAAGTAGAGTAACATTTTCATTAGCATTTAACACtttaatttactgtaaatgtttg contains the following coding sequences:
- the LOC133491737 gene encoding sodium/hydrogen exchanger 3-like isoform X2 codes for the protein MIWGADKVQTFKLTPTVFFFYLLPQIILDAGYFMPNKLFFSNMGTILVYAIIGTCWNAASVGLSLWGCHKGGAMGDLNIGLLQYLLFGSLIAAVDPVAVLAVFEQVHVNEVLFILVFGESLLNDGVTVVLFNVFDSFVSLGGSQIDAVEIIKGIVSFFVVAFGGSLLGMVFGLLLSLLTRCTKNIQIIEAGFIFVLGYLSYLTAEMLSLSAILAIVFCGVSCQKYINANMDERSVTTVRYAMKVLANGSETIIFVFLGISAVDKTLWVWNTGFVLLTLLFIFVYRFIGVFFLTWIMNKFRLVPLEVIDQIIMSYGGLRGAVAYGLAVMLDGSKIEEKNLMVSTTLIVVYFTVILQGVTMKPLVTWLKVKRAAVCDVTLIEKLQNKVFDHMLVAIEDISGQIGHNYMRDKWSHFEEKWMSRVFMKPSARKNRDYVFKVFHKLNLKDAMSYVAEGERDGSLEFIRNESAFVDFKKYGEKFPVVMPDIMADMADDHGTMLPMGRNPVPSVSLEMHEQTLKGVREAEDISSHHLLQQHLYKGRKQHRHRYSRSHFEVNKDENEVQEIFQRTMRSRLESFKSAKMGVAPPKTITKHQKKDQQQKMSSGKPNDKSKTYHSGDEDFEFSEGDSASGYEASRDSIAMRVTYTAGAGIENPAFMPDLDSMAPMQIPPWLAEAELDSGTVAPSQRAQVSLPWTPSNLRRLAPLRISTRSTDSFMQADTPPTQDREEEDFPPPSTPPPPPPSDRHGGHM